One part of the Natronorubrum sediminis genome encodes these proteins:
- the gfcR gene encoding transcriptional regulator GfcR: MKNVDDLIESAAELAARGLSKGEIADELNVSRETASWLVERSGATTQQSNQSGQEATASPASGPQDIHVDWSAIGRDSKRMGAIAEAMADLLLKHGKDVDLTIGIEKAGGPIATLIARELETDLATYTPAKHQWEEGDIEDLGGTFSRNFASIRDRECYIVDDTITSGTTMRETIEAIRAEGGEPLACVVLADKQGLEELEGVPIYSLLQVISVGKDE; encoded by the coding sequence ATGAAAAACGTCGACGACTTGATCGAGAGTGCCGCCGAGCTCGCCGCTCGTGGCCTCTCGAAGGGTGAAATTGCGGACGAACTGAACGTCTCGCGGGAGACGGCGAGTTGGCTCGTCGAACGAAGCGGCGCGACGACTCAGCAATCGAATCAGTCGGGACAAGAAGCAACCGCCAGTCCCGCTAGTGGCCCACAGGACATTCACGTCGATTGGTCCGCCATCGGTCGAGATAGTAAACGAATGGGGGCGATCGCGGAGGCGATGGCCGATCTGCTCCTCAAACACGGCAAGGACGTCGACCTCACGATCGGAATCGAGAAGGCAGGTGGCCCAATCGCGACGCTGATCGCGCGCGAACTCGAGACCGATCTGGCGACGTACACGCCGGCGAAACACCAGTGGGAGGAAGGTGACATCGAGGATCTCGGCGGGACGTTCAGCCGGAACTTCGCGAGCATTCGCGACCGAGAGTGCTACATCGTCGACGACACCATCACCAGCGGCACGACCATGCGCGAGACGATCGAAGCAATTCGCGCAGAGGGTGGTGAGCCACTGGCGTGTGTCGTCCTCGCTGACAAACAGGGACTCGAGGAATTAGAGGGCGTGCCAATTTATTCGCTCTTACAAGTAATCAGCGTCGGAAAGGACGAATAA